From a region of the Phaseolus vulgaris cultivar G19833 chromosome 6, P. vulgaris v2.0, whole genome shotgun sequence genome:
- the LOC137832014 gene encoding protein POLLENLESS 3, with amino-acid sequence MLFERGSPARCFVTPPPPSPWKTISSRSPSVPFSERKKSPNSANKSDIFHIIHKVPSGDSPYVKAKQVQLVDKDPGRAISLFWAAINAGDRVESALKDMALVMKQLNRSDEAIEAIRSFRHLCPSDSQDSLDNILVELFKRSGRVDEEISMLHHKLKLIEDGITFVGRTTKQARSQGKKIQITAEQEISRILGNLAWAYLQKEDYKTAEEHYRRALSFEVDRNKQCNLAICLMHMNKIKEAKFLLQAVRTATKNRKMDESFVKSFERASQMLVEIETSSSENASFSMTTSLPQCSSLGFENSVRKSSDRVKRTENQSDKSEGDVSHARRRLYQSPDPGRRHLNLYVPTKPKRCSWGFNNGYRRGDFHSDSKPSSGTPPNEKHVTRTLNLRESGLSSPANEKWRTSTLEDPAIRKNKDTKVIISDLLHTLNTEAVVEFTEKEKSAAGDSSHRSIMSESHAMVENGTDDFASGNGKPHEKKSWADIVEEEQNEENDFFSGYINFDGENGAEVFNDENEDSNIMYQSPWPQNQPEWSSKKLESLEQKDGYHPSGSVILSRNPTARRSLCFNPELSSESAYAIRTSKSPKKASNLENRDTLVGEKKLPRKSRLQVFQDITLFPETPRFA; translated from the exons ATGCTGTTTGAAAGAGGCTCGCCGGCGAGGTGCTTCGTGACGCCGCCGCCGCCGTCTCCATGGAAGACCATAAGTTCACGCTCTCCCAGTGTGCCATTTTCAGAGAGAAAGAAATCACCGAACTCTGCGAATAAAAGtgatatttttcatataattcaCAAGGTTCCTTCTGGGGACTCACCTTATGTCAAAGCCAAGCAAGTTCAG TTAGTAGATAAGGATCCGGGAAGAGCAATTTCCTTGTTTTGGGCCGCCATCAATGCTGGAGATCGTGTTGAAAGTGCTTTGAAGGATATGGCCTTGGTGATGAAGCAACTGAATAGGTCAGATGAGGCAATTGAAGCTATCAGATCTTTCCGTCATCTTTGTCCTTCGGATTCTCAGGATTCTCTTGACAACATTTTGGTTGAACTGTTTAAG AGGTCGGGCAGGGTTGATGAGGAGATCTCTATGCTTCATCACAAGTTGAAGCTAATTGAAGATGGCATAACCTTTGTGGGAAGGACTACAAAGCAAGCAAGGTCTCAAGGGAAGAAGATTCAAATAACTGCTGAGCAAGAGATATCGAG GATACTGGGCAACTTGGCCTGGGCTTACTTGCAAAAAGAAGACTATAAAACTGCTGAAGAACATTACCG TAGAGCATTGTCTTTTGAGGTTGATAGGAACAAGCAGTGCAATTTGGCAATATGTTTGATGCATATGAACAAGATCAAAGAAGCAAAGTTTCTACTCCAGGCAGTACGCACAGCTACAAAAAATAGAAAGATGGACGAGTCGTTTGTTAAATCATTTGAACGCGCTTCTCAGATGCTAGTTGAGATAGAGACATCATCATCAGAGAATGCATCATTTTCAATGACGACGAGTTTGCCTCAGTGCTCTTCACTAGGCTTTGAGAACTCAGTTAGAAAGAGCTCTGATAGAGTTAAGAGGACAGAAAACCAGTCTGACAAATCTGAGGGGGATGTATCTCATGCCAGGAGGAGATTGTACCAATCCCCTGATCCTGGTAGAAGACACCTGAATCTGTATGTTCCCACAAAGCCGAAAAGATGTTCATGGGGCTTTAACAATGGATATCGAAGGGGAGATTTCCATTCAGATTCTAAACCTTCATCTGGGACTCCTCCTAATGAAAAGCATGTCACAAGGACGCTAAATTTAAGAGAAAGTGGTTTGTCTTCACCTGCCAATGAAAAGTGGAGGACAAGTACACTGGAAGATCCTGCTATTCGAAAGAATAAAGATACAAAAGTAATAATCTCTGATTTGTTGCACACTTTGAATACAGAAGCAGTTGTGGAGTTTACTGAGAAGGAGAAATCTGCTGCAGGAGACAGTAGCCATAGATCTATTATGTCAGAATCACATGCCATGGTTGAGAATGGTACCGATGACTTTGCTTCAGGAAATGGAAAACCACACGAGAAGAAGAGTTGGGCAGACATAGTAGAAGAAGAACAAAACGAAGAGAATGACTTCTTTAGTGGATATATCAATTTTGATGGTGAGAATGGTGCAGAAGTGTTTAATGATGAAAATGAAGACTCCAACATAATGTATCAAAGTCCTTGGCCACAGAATCAGCCTGAATGGTCAAGCAAAAAGCTTGAATCATTGGAACAGAAAGATGGATACCATCCATCTGGGAGTGTCATTTTGTCAAGGAATCCAACAGCAAGGCGTTCTCTGTGTTTCAACCCGGAACTGAGTTCAGAATCAGCCTATGCCATTCGCACATCAAAATCACCAAAAAAAGCTTCAAACTTGGAAAACCGGGACACATTAGTAGGGGAGAAGAAGCTACCAAGGAAGAGCAGGTTACAAGTGTTTCAGGATATTACTCTTTTCCCTGAAACCCCACGATTTGCCTAA